From the Diceros bicornis minor isolate mBicDic1 chromosome 19, mDicBic1.mat.cur, whole genome shotgun sequence genome, one window contains:
- the BLCAP gene encoding bladder cancer-associated protein, whose translation MYCLQWLLPVLLIPKPLNPALWFSHSMFMGFYLLSFLLERKPCTICALVFLAALFLICYSCWGNCFLYHCSDSPLPESAHDPGVVGT comes from the coding sequence ATGTATTGCCTCCAGTGGCTGCTGCccgtcctcctcatccccaagcCCCTCAACCCTGCCCTGTGGTTCAGCCACTCCATGTTCATGGGCTTCTACCTGCTCAGCTTCCTCCTGGAGCGGAAGCCTTGCACAATTTGTGCCTTGGTTTTCCTGGCAGCCCTGTTCCTCATCTGCTATAGCTGCTGGGGAAACTGTTTCCTGTACCACTGCTCTGATTCCCCGCTTCCGGAATCGGCGCACGACCCCGGCGTTGTGGGCACCTAA